A genomic window from Candidatus Eisenbacteria bacterium includes:
- a CDS encoding MFS transporter, producing the protein MRSGQTVRKASGPRAPQSNTTKRRKRSPEMVLSASPMPPLILAAALLEGLSLTLIQGYLPLYVRRALDGSSYVTVALLVAVPALGTMVASNLWGGLSDVTGRLKPMILVGIFGYAAAAGLIPAFHQGFGIMAYVGAASLCYGTLAPSLKTYVTLWRSDRKEQSIAYVLMAQSAGWCLGSFGGGWLLEGGIESGMRAALWTCAALLAAHGLLCAVALPDQRREALAPKGRRGWLAGLAQDLASLYENPRLLSLCFLAFLFVSGNYAAWGFFSVYMFERLGADIRTIRYALAASSVLGVVSFLYVGPLIRRFGGQLVLAVGVTLYVGMYMGMALTRDPAVFGAFYALPLFSLVNVSANALASEYSMAAQRGGGLGVLNGTYALATIVGPVTAGLLADRFGLGAIPWLSFTFLLSSVPIAWLQVAATRRRRAESEEMRVDAG; encoded by the coding sequence ATGCGTTCCGGCCAAACGGTTCGGAAGGCGTCGGGGCCGCGGGCCCCACAAAGCAATACTACCAAACGCCGCAAAAGGTCACCAGAAATGGTACTTTCGGCCTCCCCTATGCCGCCGCTGATTCTTGCCGCCGCGCTCCTCGAAGGCCTCTCCCTCACCCTGATTCAGGGCTATTTGCCCCTATACGTGCGTCGCGCGCTGGACGGCTCGTCGTACGTCACCGTGGCGCTCCTGGTCGCGGTACCGGCGCTCGGGACGATGGTCGCAAGCAACCTCTGGGGCGGGCTTTCGGACGTCACGGGGAGGCTCAAGCCGATGATCCTCGTGGGGATCTTCGGCTATGCCGCGGCGGCCGGATTGATCCCCGCGTTCCACCAAGGGTTCGGGATCATGGCCTACGTCGGAGCCGCCTCGCTCTGTTATGGGACGCTCGCGCCTTCCCTCAAAACCTACGTGACGCTCTGGCGTTCGGACCGGAAGGAACAGTCGATCGCCTACGTGTTGATGGCCCAGAGCGCGGGATGGTGCCTCGGAAGCTTCGGGGGTGGGTGGCTTCTCGAAGGGGGCATCGAGTCAGGCATGCGCGCGGCCCTCTGGACCTGCGCGGCGCTCCTGGCGGCGCACGGGCTCCTTTGCGCGGTCGCGCTCCCCGATCAGAGACGAGAGGCGCTGGCGCCGAAAGGACGGCGCGGATGGCTGGCCGGGCTGGCCCAGGACCTCGCCTCTCTCTACGAGAACCCCCGGCTCCTCTCGCTCTGCTTTCTCGCGTTCCTGTTCGTATCGGGGAACTACGCGGCGTGGGGCTTCTTCTCCGTCTACATGTTCGAGCGGTTGGGCGCCGACATCCGGACGATCCGCTACGCGCTTGCCGCCTCGAGCGTCCTGGGCGTCGTATCGTTTCTCTACGTGGGGCCGCTCATCCGGCGATTCGGCGGCCAGCTCGTGCTCGCGGTCGGGGTCACGCTGTACGTCGGGATGTACATGGGGATGGCGCTCACCCGCGACCCGGCGGTCTTCGGGGCGTTCTACGCGCTCCCTTTGTTCAGCCTGGTGAACGTCAGCGCGAACGCGCTCGCGAGCGAGTACTCGATGGCGGCGCAGCGCGGCGGTGGGCTGGGTGTCCTGAACGGGACCTACGCGCTCGCGACGATCGTTGGTCCCGTGACCGCCGGTCTCCTGGCCGATCGCTTTGGATTGGGCGCGATTCCGTGGCTCTCGTTCACGTTTCTGCTCTCGTCGGTGCCGATCGCGTGGCTCCAGGTGGCCGCGACGAGGCGTCGGCGGGCGGAATCGGAAGAAATGCGCGTTGATGCGGGGTAG
- a CDS encoding DUF255 domain-containing protein: MRKQLALLAALSLLTAPGPSPAAAMPPDAAKSGAEEEGVKPAEKLEWLAFDAATARAKNQKKHMIVDIYTTWCGWCRVMEQQTYGDPEVAAYLRENFVLAKVNGESSAKLKWMGKDLTERQFARAVGVTGYPATYFLKPDAEMLGGMGGFLRPPEFMIYARYVSTRWYEKGKFNDYIDSLRAAVK; encoded by the coding sequence ATGAGAAAGCAGCTCGCCCTCCTCGCAGCGCTGAGCCTTTTGACCGCACCCGGCCCTTCTCCGGCGGCCGCGATGCCGCCCGATGCCGCCAAGTCCGGCGCCGAAGAGGAGGGCGTCAAGCCCGCGGAGAAGCTCGAGTGGCTCGCGTTTGATGCCGCGACCGCCCGTGCGAAGAACCAGAAGAAACACATGATCGTCGACATCTACACGACCTGGTGCGGGTGGTGCCGCGTGATGGAGCAGCAGACCTACGGCGATCCCGAGGTCGCCGCCTACCTGCGCGAGAACTTCGTCCTGGCGAAGGTGAACGGCGAATCTTCCGCGAAGCTAAAATGGATGGGGAAGGATCTGACCGAACGCCAGTTCGCGCGCGCCGTCGGGGTCACCGGATACCCCGCGACCTATTTCCTGAAGCCCGACGCGGAGATGCTGGGCGGAATGGGCGGATTCCTCAGGCCTCCCGAGTTCATGATCTACGCCCGCTACGTGAGCACGCGCTGGTACGAGAAGGGAAAGTTCAACGACTACATCGACTCGCTTCGAGCCGCGGTCAAGTAG
- a CDS encoding FAD-dependent thymidylate synthase encodes MPENPQEVPDRLPRAAVPALDAILGLPFRVLDDGFVRVVDYMGDDTAVVRAARISYGVGTKRVQEDRGLVRYLMRHLHTTPFEMCEIKFHVRVPMDTWRQWIRHRSANVNEYSTRYSVAIDAAQRTAPDEWRMQSTGNRQGSAGFLPTDVGAQLSAEEREIQEKARAAYEARLAAGVAREQARKDLPLSTYTEAYWKIDLHNLLHFLNLRMDDHAQDEIRAYSKVIGEEIVAKWVPVVWEAFLDYRRHALPLSRIEFEIISAITSGSPDRARSIAAERGLLNPSAEGTLTPNRERREIEAKLKAFGLTPPW; translated from the coding sequence GTGCCTGAAAATCCGCAGGAGGTTCCCGACCGCTTGCCGCGGGCGGCCGTTCCCGCGCTCGACGCGATCCTCGGACTGCCGTTCCGCGTGCTCGATGACGGGTTTGTCCGCGTCGTCGATTACATGGGGGACGACACGGCGGTCGTGCGCGCCGCGCGGATTTCATACGGCGTCGGCACCAAGCGCGTGCAGGAAGACCGCGGTCTCGTTCGATATCTCATGCGTCACCTGCACACCACGCCGTTCGAGATGTGCGAGATCAAGTTTCACGTGCGCGTGCCCATGGATACGTGGCGGCAGTGGATCCGGCACAGAAGCGCAAATGTGAATGAATATTCGACGAGATATTCCGTCGCCATCGATGCTGCCCAGCGGACGGCGCCCGACGAGTGGCGGATGCAGTCGACCGGGAATCGACAGGGAAGCGCGGGATTCCTACCCACCGACGTCGGCGCGCAGCTATCGGCCGAGGAGCGGGAAATACAAGAGAAGGCGCGGGCGGCGTACGAAGCGCGTCTCGCGGCCGGAGTCGCCCGCGAGCAGGCGAGGAAGGATCTTCCCCTCTCCACGTACACCGAGGCTTACTGGAAGATCGACCTACACAACCTCCTCCATTTCCTGAATCTCCGCATGGACGATCACGCTCAGGACGAGATTCGCGCCTACTCGAAGGTCATCGGCGAGGAGATCGTGGCCAAGTGGGTGCCGGTCGTCTGGGAGGCATTCCTCGACTACCGTCGGCACGCGCTTCCGCTCTCGCGGATCGAATTCGAGATCATCAGCGCCATCACGTCCGGCTCCCCGGATCGCGCCCGCAGCATCGCGGCCGAGCGGGGCCTTCTCAATCCGAGCGCTGAAGGGACCTTGACTCCCAATCGCGAGCGGAGAGAAATCGAGGCGAAGCTGAAAGCGTTCGGGCTGACACCGCCCTGGTAG
- a CDS encoding HAD family hydrolase: MPGGRVCGVKRRIALVCLDVDGTLTDGVAGPALPGAAAVMARLRAALPVRLVTNTASVPHGTIARHLIGLKLLDVAESLWTPVSVARRVLPEKGHDSGILLVEEAARGDYSWFREDPSGPAVVLATEAHGYRVADLQPAFRRLLDGAALYALQRNRYFKKGAELVTDIGPLAAFLTYASGREAMTLGKPSPLLYDAVAAQAGVSRSEIVMVGDDAEFDVAASVALGMQGVLVKTGKYRPGDEKSVQPPPTAVLESVSELPRWLGID, encoded by the coding sequence GTGCCCGGCGGGAGGGTATGCGGCGTGAAACGGCGAATCGCCCTGGTCTGCCTCGATGTGGATGGAACGCTGACCGACGGAGTGGCCGGCCCCGCTCTTCCCGGCGCGGCCGCCGTCATGGCGCGGCTTCGGGCGGCATTGCCGGTCCGCCTGGTGACCAACACCGCGAGCGTGCCGCACGGCACCATCGCGCGGCACCTGATCGGGCTCAAGCTCCTGGACGTCGCCGAATCGCTCTGGACCCCCGTATCGGTGGCCCGCCGGGTGCTGCCCGAGAAGGGACACGACAGCGGGATTCTCCTCGTGGAGGAGGCGGCTCGCGGCGATTATTCGTGGTTTCGTGAAGATCCCTCGGGCCCCGCGGTCGTCCTGGCCACCGAAGCGCACGGTTATCGGGTGGCCGATCTCCAGCCCGCGTTCCGGAGGCTCCTGGACGGCGCGGCCCTGTACGCGCTCCAGCGTAATCGCTACTTCAAGAAGGGCGCCGAGCTCGTGACCGACATCGGGCCCTTGGCGGCATTCCTCACCTACGCCTCGGGGCGTGAGGCCATGACGCTCGGAAAGCCGTCTCCGCTCCTCTACGACGCCGTCGCGGCGCAGGCCGGGGTGTCCCGCTCGGAGATCGTCATGGTCGGGGATGACGCGGAGTTCGACGTGGCCGCGAGCGTCGCGTTGGGGATGCAGGGCGTGCTGGTGAAGACCGGGAAGTATCGACCTGGCGATGAGAAGAGTGTCCAACCCCCGCCGACGGCGGTGCTGGAGAGCGTGAGCGAGCTTCCGCGGTGGTTGGGGATCGATTAG
- the murJ gene encoding murein biosynthesis integral membrane protein MurJ, whose protein sequence is MSQNNVARSAGVISAATFLSRVLGLVREQVFAAQFGAGFAVDAFQVAFRIPNLLRDLFAEGAMSAAFVPTLSRAQERSGPEAALRLANLVINFLLVVVSAICLVGILAAPWIVRTLAPGFAAVPGKLELTTLMTRIMTPFLVLVSTAAAVMGFLNTRRVFFIPAVAPAMLNLALIAAGFLIAPLCPRFGLEPIVGMAFGALLGGLGQLLIQVPALRAQGYRWRPEVSFRDPDVLHMVSLMTPAAVGIAAVQVNNFVSTFLASSLQEGSVSWLNYAYRLMQLPIGLFGVAIATVTLAEVARHAAQKNIAGLKETLSSSLRLVFLLTLPATLVLIALARPIVALLYQHGKFGASDTVETAKALWAYAAGLAAFSAVRVMVPAFYSLGMARIPVTVSFISIGITVGLNFLLMGPMRHAGLALATSIGSVLNFALLFWMLRSRIGGIGGRALAFSAAKILLAAALAGGAAWCTAGAVEGVAGLESLGARLAVVGAGFAAAALVFLGAATILRVEELQRLLGRLRGA, encoded by the coding sequence GTGAGCCAGAATAACGTAGCGCGATCGGCCGGGGTCATCTCCGCCGCCACGTTCCTGAGCCGCGTCCTGGGGCTCGTCCGCGAGCAGGTGTTCGCGGCCCAATTCGGTGCCGGGTTCGCGGTCGACGCGTTCCAGGTCGCCTTCCGGATCCCCAACCTGCTCCGGGACCTGTTCGCCGAGGGGGCCATGAGCGCCGCCTTCGTCCCGACGCTGTCGCGGGCGCAGGAGCGAAGCGGTCCGGAGGCGGCCCTTCGGCTGGCCAACCTCGTGATCAACTTCCTCCTCGTCGTCGTCTCCGCGATCTGCCTCGTCGGGATCCTCGCCGCACCGTGGATCGTGCGCACGCTCGCGCCGGGATTCGCCGCCGTGCCGGGGAAGCTCGAGCTGACCACGCTCATGACGCGCATCATGACCCCGTTCCTGGTCCTGGTCTCGACCGCGGCCGCCGTGATGGGATTCCTCAACACGCGGCGCGTCTTCTTCATCCCCGCCGTGGCGCCCGCGATGCTGAATTTGGCGCTCATCGCCGCGGGCTTCCTGATCGCGCCCCTCTGCCCACGCTTCGGTCTGGAGCCGATCGTGGGCATGGCGTTCGGCGCGCTGCTGGGTGGGCTCGGCCAGCTCTTGATCCAGGTGCCGGCGCTCCGGGCGCAGGGCTATCGATGGCGGCCCGAGGTCTCCTTTCGGGATCCCGACGTCCTCCACATGGTTTCGCTGATGACGCCGGCCGCGGTCGGCATCGCGGCCGTTCAGGTGAACAACTTCGTGAGCACGTTCCTCGCATCCTCGCTTCAGGAGGGGAGCGTCTCCTGGCTCAACTATGCCTACCGCCTGATGCAGCTCCCGATCGGCCTCTTCGGGGTCGCCATCGCCACGGTGACGCTGGCGGAGGTCGCGCGCCACGCCGCCCAGAAGAACATCGCGGGCCTGAAGGAGACGCTCTCGTCCTCGCTCCGCCTGGTCTTCCTGCTCACGCTGCCGGCGACCTTGGTCTTGATCGCGCTCGCGAGACCGATCGTGGCGCTCCTCTACCAGCACGGCAAATTCGGCGCGTCGGACACGGTCGAGACCGCGAAGGCGCTCTGGGCCTACGCCGCGGGCCTCGCGGCGTTCTCGGCGGTCCGGGTGATGGTTCCGGCCTTCTACTCCCTGGGCATGGCGCGGATTCCGGTCACGGTCTCATTCATCTCGATCGGCATCACGGTCGGCCTCAACTTTCTCCTGATGGGTCCGATGCGGCACGCGGGGCTCGCGCTCGCGACCTCGATCGGATCGGTGCTCAACTTCGCGCTCTTGTTCTGGATGCTTCGGTCGCGGATCGGCGGGATCGGGGGACGGGCGCTGGCGTTCTCCGCCGCGAAGATCTTGCTGGCAGCGGCCCTCGCCGGGGGCGCGGCCTGGTGCACGGCCGGCGCGGTCGAAGGCGTCGCCGGTCTCGAGAGCCTTGGCGCGCGGCTGGCCGTTGTGGGGGCGGGGTTTGCCGCCGCCGCCCTCGTCTTCCTCGGCGCGGCGACGATCCTCCGCGTGGAGGAGCTACAGCGGCTGCTGGGCCGTCTTCGCGGAGCGTAG
- a CDS encoding NUDIX domain-containing protein has product MRWGSLMIAKRKGQGAARGKARDGVAPIGTRPSRPKPRYCIVCGTKLRPIREHGVRRMACPRCGFIAYRNPVPACGVIVMRSGEVLLAKRAHEPRRGSWGIPAGFMEYGEHPERTAVREAKEETGLIVRLSGLFGVYAGRDDPRTRAVLILYRAKIVRGRLKAGDDASEVGFFALDRLPKPIAFRAHREALGDLRRMERRKSR; this is encoded by the coding sequence ATGCGTTGGGGGAGCCTCATGATCGCGAAGCGCAAGGGGCAAGGCGCAGCGCGGGGTAAGGCCAGGGACGGTGTAGCGCCCATAGGAACGCGACCCAGCCGGCCGAAGCCACGGTACTGCATCGTCTGCGGCACCAAGCTTCGGCCGATTCGCGAGCACGGAGTCCGGAGAATGGCGTGTCCCCGGTGCGGCTTCATCGCGTACCGGAATCCGGTCCCGGCTTGCGGGGTGATCGTGATGCGAAGCGGCGAGGTCCTGCTCGCGAAGCGGGCGCACGAGCCGCGCCGCGGCTCGTGGGGGATTCCCGCGGGCTTCATGGAGTACGGCGAGCACCCGGAGCGCACGGCCGTTCGAGAGGCCAAGGAAGAGACGGGCCTCATCGTCCGCCTCTCGGGTCTCTTTGGAGTCTACGCGGGGCGGGACGACCCGCGCACGCGCGCGGTCCTGATCCTCTACCGGGCGAAGATCGTCCGCGGCCGGCTCAAGGCCGGCGACGATGCGAGCGAGGTGGGGTTCTTCGCGCTGGACCGGCTCCCAAAGCCGATCGCGTTTCGGGCGCACCGCGAGGCGCTCGGGGATTTACGTCGCATGGAGCGGAGGAAGAGTCGATGA
- a CDS encoding DNA repair exonuclease, with the protein MSIRILHLADLHIGASFPSMGERSEERGRDFLSAFLRAVEYAATNPKPVDLVAIAGDLFDNHDPDEGLVFQIEAAFDRLDKAGLPVLIVPGTHDSPSYRRSIFRRLRLPKSAHLFLSPTLEAGPHLTIGGESIQTYGIAYDPAVSQRPLGEFRPAGLADYHVGILHAALQDNPAWKIRPTDLPISRTEIAASGLHYLALGHFHNFAEIREGGSVAVYPGTLEGKKFGENGPRYLVTATLSRDSISLERTPWNVRTVHDTTVDLSSTEVRDESQLEGRIMAFAGDREIARVRLEGPADFVFDPERLQKRVAPRFFHVEIEDATYVLNASLLERYREEATVRGVFVRSMLERIDKAPDAPARETAALALRLGLAEFQNPRHAH; encoded by the coding sequence ATGAGCATTCGCATCCTGCATCTGGCCGATCTCCACATCGGCGCCTCGTTCCCCTCGATGGGGGAGCGGAGTGAAGAGCGCGGACGCGATTTTCTATCGGCGTTCCTCCGGGCGGTCGAGTACGCAGCGACGAACCCGAAGCCGGTGGACCTGGTCGCGATCGCGGGCGACCTGTTCGACAACCACGATCCGGACGAGGGCCTGGTCTTCCAGATCGAGGCCGCCTTCGATCGACTCGACAAGGCGGGGCTGCCGGTCCTGATCGTTCCGGGGACGCACGACTCGCCTTCGTACCGGCGATCGATCTTCCGGCGCCTCCGGCTTCCGAAGAGCGCGCACCTCTTCCTGTCGCCGACGCTCGAGGCGGGGCCGCATCTCACGATCGGCGGCGAGTCCATTCAGACGTACGGGATCGCCTACGATCCCGCCGTTTCCCAGCGTCCGCTCGGGGAGTTCCGGCCGGCCGGTCTCGCGGATTACCACGTGGGCATCCTCCACGCCGCCCTTCAGGACAACCCGGCGTGGAAGATTCGGCCGACGGACCTGCCGATCAGCCGCACGGAGATCGCCGCGTCCGGCCTTCACTATCTCGCCCTGGGCCACTTCCACAACTTCGCCGAGATCCGCGAAGGCGGGTCGGTGGCGGTCTATCCGGGCACGCTCGAAGGGAAGAAATTCGGAGAAAACGGTCCTCGCTATCTGGTCACGGCCACGCTGAGCCGGGACTCGATCTCGCTCGAGCGCACCCCGTGGAACGTGCGGACCGTGCACGATACGACGGTCGACCTGAGCTCGACCGAGGTCCGCGACGAATCGCAGCTCGAGGGCCGCATCATGGCCTTCGCCGGCGACCGCGAGATCGCGCGCGTGCGCCTGGAAGGCCCTGCGGACTTCGTCTTCGATCCGGAGCGCCTTCAGAAACGGGTCGCCCCGCGCTTCTTCCACGTCGAGATCGAGGACGCGACCTACGTCCTGAACGCTTCGCTACTCGAACGATATCGCGAGGAGGCCACCGTCCGCGGCGTCTTCGTTCGCAGCATGCTCGAGCGGATCGACAAGGCCCCCGACGCGCCGGCGCGTGAGACGGCCGCGCTCGCCCTTCGACTCGGCCTCGCCGAATTCCAGAATCCACGCCATGCGCATTGA
- a CDS encoding HEAT repeat domain-containing protein, with the protein MTTPTPAAKPATPAKPGTPEQRSDLIRDQVLALDVKRVADWIAALIRTIKAGRTYPANSPTLHKFQVELESRTWSCLKEVGDITLVVQQFDLLYENYSVYHNADRNDSLAFRFYGDGVREITFREGLEPHELRGFLDVLKRAVETAQVQDDVVTLLWERDFRHIDYLFISLEDLTEESGQVSLEPLDEGQEGGIPWPTRGLEDEEPPPGDAAPERSDDWVPKVEMSPTWDESIGVQFALSEEENAALEEEIRKEEQRGLTSEVLEIVATILAAEETPAGFLDSASAFQRFIELAIEEGAIGRANELTARLRAIAAKKAETEAEFQGIAEQVIREIGRPSFLGQMAPTLNSHAEIDPGVLTNFLVQLGSSAAPAICDLLGQVNQVRYRRALCESLAISCRDDVEVLIERLNDTRWYVIRNIVYILGRIAHQGVERALDRTLHHEDVRVRKEAVRALGNIESSTSRAYLVSAFKDPDAGVRIQAAMTLAAKRDDRAAQSILGMIQGPDFMRRDSNEREAFFEALGRCGSDTLVPKLEAILTKGGLFGPGNEEERLHAALAMAWLGTPAALAILNREIQSKRDPVRRAVETALAAVRKAALARPETRRGPGEGE; encoded by the coding sequence ATGACTACCCCTACGCCTGCCGCGAAGCCGGCCACACCCGCGAAGCCGGGAACCCCTGAGCAACGGTCCGACCTGATCCGCGATCAGGTGCTCGCGCTCGACGTGAAGCGCGTCGCCGACTGGATCGCGGCGCTCATCCGGACGATCAAGGCGGGCCGCACCTATCCGGCGAACAGCCCGACCCTCCATAAATTCCAGGTCGAGCTGGAGTCGCGGACGTGGTCGTGCCTCAAGGAAGTCGGCGACATCACGCTCGTCGTGCAGCAGTTCGATCTCCTCTACGAGAACTACTCCGTCTATCACAACGCGGACCGGAACGATTCCCTCGCGTTTCGCTTCTACGGAGACGGCGTTCGCGAGATCACGTTCCGCGAAGGCCTCGAGCCGCACGAGCTGCGCGGATTCCTCGACGTATTGAAGCGCGCGGTCGAGACGGCCCAGGTACAGGACGACGTCGTCACGCTCCTCTGGGAGCGGGATTTCCGGCACATCGATTACCTCTTCATCTCTCTCGAAGACCTCACGGAGGAGTCGGGCCAGGTTTCGCTCGAGCCACTGGACGAGGGGCAAGAGGGCGGGATTCCGTGGCCGACCCGCGGCCTTGAGGACGAGGAGCCACCCCCTGGCGACGCGGCGCCCGAGCGTTCGGACGATTGGGTCCCGAAGGTCGAAATGTCGCCGACGTGGGACGAGTCGATCGGAGTCCAGTTCGCGCTCAGCGAGGAAGAGAACGCCGCTTTGGAAGAGGAAATCCGCAAGGAGGAGCAGCGGGGGCTCACCAGCGAGGTCCTCGAGATCGTGGCCACGATTCTGGCGGCCGAGGAGACCCCAGCCGGATTCCTGGATTCCGCCTCCGCCTTCCAGCGCTTCATCGAGCTCGCGATCGAGGAGGGCGCGATCGGACGCGCGAACGAGCTGACCGCCCGTCTTCGCGCCATCGCGGCGAAGAAGGCCGAGACGGAGGCCGAGTTCCAGGGCATCGCAGAGCAAGTAATCCGAGAAATCGGACGACCCAGCTTCCTCGGGCAGATGGCCCCCACCCTCAATTCCCACGCTGAAATCGACCCTGGCGTATTGACCAACTTCCTTGTGCAGCTCGGCTCCTCGGCCGCCCCGGCGATCTGCGACCTGCTCGGACAGGTCAACCAAGTGCGGTACCGGCGCGCCCTCTGCGAGTCGCTCGCCATCTCCTGCCGGGACGACGTGGAGGTGTTGATCGAACGGCTGAACGACACCCGCTGGTACGTGATCCGGAACATCGTCTACATCCTGGGCCGGATCGCGCATCAGGGCGTCGAGCGCGCGCTGGACCGGACGCTCCACCACGAGGACGTGCGCGTCCGGAAGGAAGCGGTCCGGGCCCTCGGCAATATCGAGAGCTCGACGAGCCGCGCGTACCTGGTCTCCGCGTTCAAGGACCCCGACGCGGGCGTCCGAATTCAGGCGGCGATGACGTTGGCGGCGAAGCGGGACGACCGGGCGGCGCAGAGCATCCTGGGCATGATCCAGGGGCCCGATTTCATGCGGCGCGACTCGAACGAGCGCGAGGCGTTCTTCGAGGCGCTCGGGCGCTGCGGGTCCGACACGCTCGTGCCGAAGCTGGAGGCGATCCTCACCAAGGGCGGCCTCTTCGGGCCCGGCAACGAGGAGGAACGGCTGCACGCGGCGCTCGCGATGGCGTGGCTGGGGACGCCGGCGGCCCTCGCGATTTTAAATCGAGAGATCCAGAGCAAGCGTGATCCAGTGCGTCGGGCGGTCGAGACCGCCCTGGCGGCGGTGCGAAAGGCGGCGCTCGCCCGTCCCGAGACCAGGCGCGGCCCCGGGGAGGGAGAATGA
- a CDS encoding HD-GYP domain-containing protein, whose translation MTEARPASAPRPQDEISSRVILAGRNLSIQLCVLIKTARIHDVGNIAFQGPLTNFIETVDQMWTAEKDFKLQAVGDFLYLGQHRLRVDASSYPSYQFLIDEFRVRDLSGFSFAGKLTPPEVKKFVRLFLDVDVKAADPFEEFSTALTKLSVQRIIPIRTVVPQHGMVSQEEVRDSRKAAKRSFYRAIESARTVMLSARDHRPVDLRKAKRAVQGIVDLILDEEFSLIGLTAIKNHDEYTFQHCVNVSILSIALGQRLGLSKKLLGELGVAAMLHDLGKASIPPWVLNKPGKLTQEEWKLMLDHPIQGVKMIARMRGLNELALRSMIVAYEHHINYDRSGYPSLKGHMEQCLFSKIVAIADCFDAMTAHRAYRKTPFPPFAALHQIISQNQEKFDPLLLKAFINTVGMYPAGTVVLLDTNEIAVVTTHNAHDIFRPKVQVVADKDRKPVQGGAAIDLSTREEESGAYAVTIVSALDPDEYGINIADVLN comes from the coding sequence ATGACCGAAGCCAGGCCTGCGTCCGCGCCGCGTCCCCAAGACGAGATTTCTTCGCGCGTCATCCTGGCGGGGCGGAACCTCTCGATCCAGCTCTGCGTCCTCATCAAGACGGCGCGGATCCACGATGTCGGGAACATCGCCTTCCAGGGGCCGCTCACGAATTTCATCGAGACCGTCGATCAGATGTGGACGGCCGAGAAGGATTTCAAGCTCCAGGCGGTCGGGGATTTCCTCTATCTCGGCCAGCACCGTCTCCGGGTCGACGCGTCGTCCTATCCGAGCTATCAGTTCCTCATCGACGAATTCCGCGTGCGGGACCTGAGCGGCTTCTCGTTCGCCGGAAAGCTCACGCCGCCCGAGGTGAAGAAGTTCGTCCGCCTGTTCCTGGACGTGGACGTGAAGGCGGCGGATCCGTTCGAGGAGTTCAGCACCGCCCTGACCAAGCTCTCGGTCCAGCGCATCATCCCGATCCGGACCGTCGTCCCGCAGCACGGCATGGTCAGCCAGGAAGAGGTGCGGGACAGCCGGAAGGCCGCCAAGCGGTCGTTCTACCGGGCCATCGAGTCCGCGCGGACCGTGATGTTGAGCGCGCGCGACCACCGGCCCGTCGATCTCAGGAAAGCGAAGCGCGCCGTGCAGGGGATCGTCGACCTGATCCTCGACGAGGAGTTTTCACTCATCGGGCTCACGGCGATCAAGAATCACGACGAATACACGTTCCAGCACTGCGTCAACGTGTCGATCCTCTCGATCGCATTAGGCCAGCGGCTCGGTCTCTCGAAGAAACTGCTCGGAGAACTGGGCGTGGCCGCTATGCTCCACGACCTCGGCAAAGCCTCCATCCCGCCCTGGGTGCTCAACAAGCCCGGCAAGCTCACGCAGGAGGAGTGGAAGCTCATGCTCGACCACCCCATCCAGGGTGTGAAGATGATCGCGCGCATGCGGGGCCTGAACGAGCTCGCGCTTCGCTCGATGATCGTGGCGTACGAGCACCACATCAACTACGACAGGAGCGGCTATCCGAGCTTGAAGGGGCATATGGAGCAGTGCCTCTTCAGCAAGATCGTCGCGATCGCGGACTGCTTCGACGCGATGACCGCGCACAGGGCGTACCGGAAGACCCCGTTCCCGCCGTTTGCCGCGCTCCATCAGATCATTTCCCAGAACCAGGAGAAGTTCGACCCGCTCCTGCTCAAGGCCTTCATCAACACGGTCGGCATGTACCCGGCCGGCACGGTCGTCCTGCTCGACACCAACGAGATCGCGGTCGTGACCACGCACAACGCGCATGACATCTTCCGGCCCAAGGTGCAGGTCGTCGCCGACAAGGACCGGAAGCCGGTTCAGGGCGGTGCCGCGATCGACCTGAGCACCCGCGAGGAGGAGAGCGGCGCGTACGCTGTCACGATCGTCTCCGCCCTCGACCCCGACGAGTACGGGATCAACATCGCCGACGTCTTGAACTAG